One genomic window of Halorhabdus sp. CBA1104 includes the following:
- a CDS encoding Sjogren's syndrome/scleroderma autoantigen 1 family protein, which translates to MSDFDEEAERERLREQYEQEQRKREATEHMSDLLLKGATMTDAHCDACGDPIFRYDGQEFCPTCQQPVGAEDGASTDEQTDQQAQSAVDSTQAETDHSSSTEHSGPEVQPDAAGQPTGQGPADDQRPSAHASTGDRPANSGSEPDPGRVEVPTVDPTTGREQAERVSETPAGDLQTARQSLLRTLATFSKQAEATDDPRRARDALEAVSEAADALAALDQVR; encoded by the coding sequence ATGAGCGACTTCGACGAGGAAGCCGAGCGGGAACGACTCCGCGAGCAGTACGAGCAAGAGCAACGCAAGCGCGAGGCGACCGAACACATGAGTGACCTCCTGTTGAAGGGAGCGACGATGACCGACGCCCACTGTGATGCGTGTGGCGACCCTATTTTCCGGTACGACGGCCAGGAGTTCTGTCCCACGTGCCAGCAACCGGTCGGGGCCGAGGACGGGGCGTCGACCGACGAGCAGACCGACCAGCAGGCCCAATCCGCGGTCGACAGCACTCAAGCCGAAACGGACCACTCGAGCTCAACAGAGCACTCCGGTCCGGAGGTACAACCCGACGCTGCCGGTCAACCAACGGGACAGGGGCCGGCCGACGACCAGCGACCGTCAGCCCACGCGTCGACGGGCGATCGACCTGCCAACAGCGGGTCGGAACCGGATCCCGGTCGGGTCGAAGTGCCGACAGTCGACCCCACGACCGGTCGCGAGCAGGCCGAACGCGTGTCTGAGACGCCCGCAGGCGACCTCCAGACGGCCCGTCAATCGTTGCTCAGGACGCTGGCGACGTTCTCCAAGCAGGCCGAAGCGACTGACGACCCACGGCGGGCCCGAGACGCACTTGAAGCCGTCAGCGAAGCCGCGGACGCGTTGGCCGCACTCGATCAGGTTCGCTGA
- a CDS encoding electron transfer flavoprotein subunit alpha/FixB family protein, translated as MAAGTDADTAAELEAHADVWVFVEQHAGDVAGVTWELLGKGRELADQKDEELVALVMGEDVRETDIPQEAIARGADRVLVADDPVFEPYRADPYGEQFRHLVEVRKPDIALIGGTHTGRDFAGRVAVPTHAGLTADTTELEITESQYEMRRPAFGGDALATIICPNHRPQMSTVRPGVFDAPEPDESREGAVEDVEVVVGEDETLTEVLGREVGDVADITDAEIVVAGGMGIEGDVDPLWELADLLGGEVAATREVVEEGWIEPARQVGQTGKTVRPKLYIAVGISGAIQHVEGMDDSETVVAINNDANAPIFENADYGIVADYAEVLPELIEMLRDRLEAEEGEP; from the coding sequence ATGGCAGCCGGCACAGACGCCGACACGGCGGCCGAGCTAGAAGCCCACGCCGACGTCTGGGTGTTCGTCGAACAGCACGCTGGCGACGTCGCCGGCGTCACCTGGGAGTTACTCGGCAAGGGCCGGGAGCTGGCCGATCAGAAAGACGAGGAGTTGGTCGCGTTGGTCATGGGCGAGGACGTCCGCGAGACGGACATCCCTCAGGAAGCGATCGCCCGCGGCGCCGATCGGGTACTCGTCGCGGACGATCCGGTCTTCGAACCCTACCGTGCTGACCCCTACGGCGAGCAGTTCCGCCACCTCGTCGAGGTCCGCAAGCCCGACATCGCGCTGATCGGTGGCACCCACACCGGCCGTGACTTCGCCGGTCGCGTGGCGGTACCAACCCACGCCGGACTGACTGCCGACACGACCGAACTGGAGATCACCGAATCCCAATACGAGATGCGCCGACCCGCCTTCGGTGGGGATGCCCTGGCCACGATCATCTGCCCGAACCACCGCCCGCAGATGTCGACCGTGCGCCCGGGCGTCTTCGACGCGCCCGAACCGGACGAGAGCCGCGAGGGCGCGGTCGAAGACGTCGAGGTCGTCGTCGGCGAGGACGAGACGCTCACCGAAGTGCTCGGCCGCGAGGTCGGTGACGTCGCGGACATCACCGACGCCGAAATCGTCGTCGCCGGCGGCATGGGTATCGAGGGTGACGTCGATCCGCTGTGGGAACTGGCAGACCTGCTCGGCGGCGAGGTCGCGGCGACCCGCGAAGTGGTCGAGGAGGGCTGGATCGAACCGGCCCGCCAGGTCGGCCAGACCGGCAAGACCGTCCGGCCGAAACTCTACATCGCCGTCGGCATTTCCGGGGCGATCCAGCACGTCGAAGGGATGGACGACTCCGAGACTGTCGTCGCGATCAACAACGACGCCAACGCGCCGATCTTCGAGAACGCTGACTACGGGATCGTCGCCGACTACGCCGAGGTGCTGCCCGAACTCATCGAGATGTTACGTGATCGCCTTGAGGCCGAGGAGGGAGAGCCATGA
- a CDS encoding class 1 fructose-bisphosphatase: MPVIDAGATETDPETTRTAVTQIFTTVAATTPAIRDALGSNRHAVDSTNPSGEIQLAADTFTDRVLEERLLALEGVGAYASEEREGVIGDGDGLSVAVDPLDGSGNLASNNGLGTVVGIYDAPLPAAGADLIAAAVVTFGPTTVMITARNDTVTEYLVEGGTPTVLRSDVTLPDEPSIFALGGREWEWDADFQAFADAIRSQYKLRYTGAVIMDLPRILENGGIYAYPSVSSHPNGKPRHQFEAVPVSYIVEAAGGASSDESGSLLSSAVDDLHARSPLAIGNESLVERFEDAR; encoded by the coding sequence ATGCCGGTCATCGACGCCGGAGCCACAGAGACGGATCCCGAGACGACCCGGACCGCCGTCACTCAGATTTTCACGACGGTCGCCGCAACAACTCCCGCCATCAGGGACGCGCTCGGATCCAACCGGCACGCAGTCGACTCCACCAATCCTAGCGGCGAGATCCAACTGGCCGCAGACACCTTCACGGATCGCGTCCTCGAAGAGCGCTTGCTCGCCCTCGAGGGCGTCGGTGCCTACGCCAGCGAAGAACGTGAGGGGGTGATCGGCGACGGCGACGGGCTCTCGGTCGCAGTCGACCCGCTCGATGGCTCGGGCAACCTGGCCTCGAACAACGGCCTCGGCACGGTCGTCGGGATCTACGACGCCCCCCTTCCCGCGGCAGGGGCGGACCTGATCGCCGCGGCAGTCGTCACCTTCGGCCCGACGACGGTGATGATCACTGCTCGTAACGACACGGTGACGGAGTATCTCGTCGAAGGCGGGACACCGACGGTCTTGCGTTCGGACGTGACTCTTCCCGACGAGCCGAGTATCTTCGCCCTCGGCGGTCGCGAGTGGGAGTGGGACGCGGACTTCCAGGCTTTCGCCGACGCGATCCGCAGCCAGTACAAACTCCGGTATACCGGCGCCGTGATCATGGATCTCCCGCGCATTCTCGAAAACGGCGGTATCTACGCGTACCCGTCGGTTTCGTCCCATCCCAACGGCAAGCCACGCCACCAGTTCGAAGCAGTCCCAGTCAGTTATATCGTCGAAGCCGCCGGTGGGGCCTCTTCGGACGAATCCGGTTCGTTGCTCTCCTCTGCTGTCGATGACCTCCACGCTAGGTCACCGCTGGCGATCGGCAACGAATCGCTGGTCGAGCGTTTCGAGGACGCCCGGTGA
- a CDS encoding FAD-dependent oxidoreductase — protein sequence MPTPKTETPSYDGEFDAIVVGAGLAGSTAALTLAEEGKDVIMLERGNSPGTKNVFGGIMFTPRIRELTDFEDAPKERFVAEKTFSMLSEEGDATEISMRPDSWRAEPHNDSWMVMRGDFDEWFAEQAVEAGATLITETTVTDLVREDGAIAGVETDRPDGTLQAPTVVLAEGANSLVSEGAGLADPQERKDVAISAKEVRKYDRETIEDRFHLSEEEGAAMHYFGDGAVGDAVGGGFIYTNKRTLAIGVVYSIEDAVHDERSPDEVLDDFKSHPAVAPLITGGRMVEYSAHAIPEGGPEAMPDLVHDGAVITGDAAGLVLNNGLHLEGTNMAVESGYQAGKAVADALEAGRTDASALADYEDALADSYVMDNLNHYGWFLDTAAEDRQFLFDDLPKALADAEAEYFRMDDDPKTRHTKSARKRVVSAMGGYLGAAKKAWKYRKLFR from the coding sequence ATGCCAACGCCGAAGACTGAGACGCCCAGCTACGACGGCGAGTTCGACGCGATCGTCGTCGGGGCGGGCCTGGCCGGCAGCACCGCTGCGCTGACGCTGGCCGAGGAAGGCAAGGACGTCATCATGCTGGAACGGGGCAACTCTCCGGGGACGAAAAACGTCTTCGGCGGGATCATGTTCACGCCCCGGATCCGGGAGTTGACTGACTTCGAGGACGCTCCCAAAGAGCGCTTTGTCGCCGAGAAGACCTTCTCGATGCTGTCTGAGGAGGGTGACGCGACCGAGATCTCGATGCGCCCCGACAGCTGGCGTGCGGAGCCACACAACGACTCCTGGATGGTCATGCGCGGGGACTTCGACGAGTGGTTCGCCGAGCAGGCCGTCGAGGCCGGGGCGACGCTGATCACCGAGACGACGGTGACTGATCTCGTCCGTGAGGACGGGGCGATCGCCGGCGTCGAGACCGACCGCCCGGACGGAACTCTCCAGGCGCCGACGGTCGTCCTCGCCGAGGGAGCCAACTCCCTCGTCAGCGAAGGGGCCGGCCTGGCCGATCCCCAGGAGCGCAAAGACGTTGCCATCTCCGCCAAAGAGGTCCGCAAGTACGATCGAGAGACCATCGAAGATCGCTTTCACCTCTCCGAGGAAGAAGGGGCCGCCATGCACTACTTTGGCGACGGTGCAGTCGGCGATGCCGTCGGCGGCGGGTTCATCTACACGAACAAGCGCACGCTCGCCATCGGCGTCGTCTACTCAATCGAAGACGCTGTCCACGACGAGCGGAGCCCCGACGAGGTGCTCGATGACTTCAAGTCACATCCGGCGGTCGCGCCGCTCATCACGGGCGGCCGGATGGTCGAGTACTCCGCCCACGCGATCCCCGAGGGCGGCCCGGAGGCGATGCCCGATCTCGTCCACGATGGCGCGGTCATCACGGGCGACGCGGCAGGCCTCGTCCTGAACAACGGCCTGCACCTGGAAGGGACGAACATGGCCGTCGAGAGCGGCTACCAGGCCGGCAAAGCCGTCGCCGACGCCTTAGAAGCCGGCCGGACCGACGCCAGCGCCCTCGCCGACTACGAGGATGCGCTGGCCGACTCCTACGTCATGGATAACCTGAACCACTACGGCTGGTTCTTGGACACCGCGGCCGAGGATCGACAGTTCCTCTTCGACGACCTGCCCAAAGCCTTGGCCGACGCCGAGGCCGAGTACTTCCGGATGGACGACGACCCCAAGACCCGCCACACGAAATCCGCCCGCAAGCGAGTTGTCTCCGCGATGGGCGGGTACCTGGGCGCAGCGAAGAAAGCCTGGAAATACCGCAAGCTGTTCCGCTAG
- a CDS encoding DUF6612 family protein — MRSRALLVVALTVLVALSGCSALPGGGGDGGPTGEVATIQDESIDAISDISTYEFHMEMSATGDGLTVDAEADGAVNEKTQRMRMEMTMDGQEIVQYVDGATMYQQTNALWRTQDVSEQNLWDSGTVLETQRDLMDSSDVTLEGTTTIDGTEVYEIRIDPTKQAVEDLLSQQSGTGQLSAGDIDEIELTQYVRTDDSLPKRSAVSLTASAEGQTVDVDVTYTLENYGTDVSISIPEEATAS, encoded by the coding sequence ATGCGATCGCGAGCCCTCCTCGTCGTCGCCCTGACAGTATTGGTCGCGTTGAGTGGCTGTTCGGCGTTGCCCGGCGGTGGTGGCGACGGCGGCCCGACTGGCGAAGTCGCGACGATCCAAGACGAGTCGATCGACGCCATCTCGGACATCTCGACTTACGAGTTCCACATGGAGATGTCGGCCACCGGTGACGGCCTGACGGTCGATGCGGAAGCCGACGGTGCGGTCAACGAGAAGACCCAGCGGATGCGCATGGAGATGACGATGGACGGCCAGGAGATCGTCCAGTACGTCGACGGGGCGACGATGTACCAGCAGACCAATGCGCTCTGGCGGACCCAGGACGTCTCCGAGCAGAACCTCTGGGACAGCGGAACCGTCCTGGAAACCCAGCGCGATCTCATGGACTCTTCGGACGTGACCCTGGAAGGAACGACCACGATCGACGGCACTGAGGTCTACGAGATCCGGATCGATCCCACAAAGCAGGCCGTCGAGGACCTGCTCAGCCAGCAGTCGGGGACCGGCCAACTCTCCGCGGGGGACATCGACGAGATCGAACTGACCCAGTACGTCCGCACGGACGACTCCCTCCCGAAGCGATCCGCAGTGAGCCTGACGGCCTCCGCCGAGGGCCAGACTGTCGACGTGGACGTGACGTACACGCTGGAAAACTACGGCACCGACGTCTCGATTTCCATCCCCGAGGAAGCGACGGCCAGCTGA
- a CDS encoding nucleoside hydrolase has translation MTHRDERSVIIDTDTAGDDTQALLMGLLSDRIDVTGITICAGNVAFDRQVENAKRTLELAGADEDVTVYEGARSPLQKEHELAHHIHGEGGLGGDRFPETGIESGEQFAVDYIVEQARANPGEITLACIAPLTNLALAYKQEPNLDELLDEVWVMGGAVNCLGNITPAAEYNFWVDPDAAKIVMNNFDVTLFDWGLTLRDTEFGPETLERIEAGPETPLTTFYTDITTQVRQFNRERMGQDAVTQPDSALVAALVEPDLIEETGTYAVDVDEREGLTRGYTAVDELGVTAGEPRTRVVETFDGERFETMFLEMLFEQRPDAALEA, from the coding sequence ATGACTCATCGAGACGAGCGATCGGTCATCATCGACACGGACACGGCTGGTGACGACACGCAGGCCCTGCTGATGGGGCTGTTGTCCGACCGCATCGACGTCACCGGCATTACGATCTGTGCCGGCAACGTCGCGTTCGACCGCCAGGTCGAGAACGCCAAACGGACCCTCGAACTCGCGGGTGCCGACGAGGACGTGACCGTCTACGAAGGCGCCAGATCGCCACTCCAGAAAGAGCACGAGCTCGCCCACCACATCCACGGGGAAGGTGGACTCGGTGGCGACCGTTTCCCCGAGACCGGAATCGAGTCGGGCGAGCAATTCGCCGTCGATTACATCGTCGAGCAGGCACGGGCGAACCCCGGCGAGATCACGCTCGCCTGTATCGCTCCGCTGACGAACCTCGCCCTCGCCTACAAGCAGGAACCGAACCTCGACGAGTTGCTCGACGAGGTTTGGGTGATGGGTGGGGCGGTTAATTGCTTGGGTAACATCACCCCGGCCGCCGAGTACAACTTTTGGGTCGACCCCGACGCCGCGAAGATCGTCATGAACAACTTCGACGTCACGCTGTTCGACTGGGGTCTGACGCTCCGTGATACCGAGTTCGGCCCCGAAACGCTCGAACGGATCGAAGCCGGCCCGGAGACACCGCTCACAACGTTCTATACCGACATCACGACACAGGTACGGCAATTCAATCGCGAGCGGATGGGCCAAGATGCCGTCACGCAGCCTGATTCGGCTCTGGTGGCGGCGCTGGTCGAACCCGATCTCATCGAGGAGACGGGGACGTACGCGGTCGACGTAGACGAACGCGAGGGGCTGACCCGCGGGTACACGGCGGTCGACGAACTGGGTGTCACAGCGGGCGAACCCCGGACTCGCGTCGTCGAAACATTCGATGGCGAACGCTTCGAGACGATGTTCCTCGAGATGCTGTTCGAGCAACGGCCCGACGCGGCCCTCGAAGCGTAA
- a CDS encoding electron transfer flavoprotein subunit beta/FixA family protein, with amino-acid sequence MTDEWNIVVCVKQVPDADEVSIDPETGILNRADAEAVMNGPDYNAVEAALQLRDTVGGTVTALTMGPASADDVLQVAVGMGADDAVLLTDRAFGGSDTWPTSLALARAAAELDADVVFGGEETTDSSTGQVPPGIAAHNDWAQLTYVEDLEPRPDEDQLLAKRDVEGGYERVVADLPVVVAMEFGENEPRTAGLHRQIYAETDFEPVEWSASDLGIEDEVGLAVSPTQVGGMDTAEPVPREQETVEEVEALADRIVEVL; translated from the coding sequence ATGACTGACGAATGGAACATCGTTGTCTGCGTCAAGCAGGTACCCGACGCCGACGAGGTATCGATCGACCCCGAGACGGGGATCCTCAACCGGGCGGACGCCGAAGCCGTGATGAATGGGCCGGATTACAACGCCGTCGAAGCAGCACTGCAACTCAGAGACACGGTCGGTGGCACTGTCACTGCCCTGACGATGGGGCCGGCAAGCGCGGACGACGTCTTGCAGGTCGCCGTCGGTATGGGTGCTGACGACGCCGTGTTGCTGACCGATCGGGCCTTTGGCGGCAGCGACACCTGGCCGACGAGCCTCGCGTTGGCCCGGGCGGCCGCGGAACTCGACGCCGACGTGGTCTTTGGCGGCGAGGAGACGACCGACTCCTCGACGGGCCAAGTCCCGCCGGGCATCGCCGCCCACAACGACTGGGCACAACTCACCTACGTCGAGGATCTCGAACCCCGGCCCGACGAGGACCAGCTCCTCGCCAAGCGTGATGTCGAGGGTGGCTACGAGCGGGTCGTGGCCGATCTCCCGGTGGTCGTCGCCATGGAGTTCGGCGAAAACGAGCCACGGACGGCCGGGCTCCACCGGCAGATCTACGCCGAGACGGACTTCGAACCGGTCGAGTGGTCTGCCTCTGACCTGGGGATCGAAGACGAGGTCGGACTGGCGGTCTCGCCGACACAGGTCGGCGGGATGGACACCGCCGAACCCGTCCCGCGTGAACAGGAAACGGTCGAGGAGGTCGAGGCACTGGCCGACCGCATCGTGGAGGTGCTCTAG
- a CDS encoding nitrite/sulfite reductase, whose amino-acid sequence MPTDVERWKDEAYGTEIREHLMEFAAEGWDSIPEDEHDAWFERFKWWGLYHQRAGQESYFMMRIGTPNGVIEPGQLRVIGEIAKEYATGPAENPEFGEAYCDWTTRQSIQLHWIKLEDVPEIFEKLEDNGLSTQQACGDSWRNIVGCPVAGKDTHELIDAWPIARDLHDTFKGNEEHTNLPRKWKVSVTGCTEGCGQGDINDLALEPARKEIEGEEVTGFNVRVGGGLSRKEPRLARDIDVFVRPDKADAVAGGLSALFREHGDRENRYNARIKFLVDEWGVEKIRRVLQEDFVDFDLHTAGEDLRDEYTYNTGSQEGHNDHVGVHEQVDGNYYVGLNVLVGRMGAEDTLELADLAEEYGSGEVRLTQRQNVIVTDVPEENLDALLDEPLLEDYSPDPSPFMRGSIACTGTEFCSLSIVETKNRQVRYARWLKENVELPADHEEFHIHLSGCTASCAQPQIADVSLRGMKTRKDGDPVEALDIGLGGGLGDDPRFADWIEMRVPADEVPGAIANLIENFEAERADGETFREFVAARDEDALGDLIDPEETDYHDPYMHNTKKTWYPYAEDDSMDASPAPTDGQGEPLPVDD is encoded by the coding sequence ATGCCCACTGACGTCGAACGCTGGAAGGACGAGGCCTACGGGACGGAGATACGCGAGCATCTCATGGAGTTCGCCGCGGAGGGGTGGGACTCGATCCCCGAGGACGAACACGACGCCTGGTTCGAGCGCTTCAAGTGGTGGGGGCTGTACCACCAGCGAGCCGGCCAGGAGAGCTACTTCATGATGCGGATCGGGACGCCAAACGGCGTCATCGAACCGGGACAGCTGCGAGTCATCGGCGAAATCGCTAAAGAGTACGCGACTGGCCCCGCGGAAAACCCCGAATTCGGCGAGGCCTACTGTGACTGGACGACCCGCCAGTCGATCCAACTCCATTGGATCAAGCTGGAAGACGTTCCCGAGATCTTCGAGAAACTGGAGGACAACGGTCTCTCGACCCAGCAGGCCTGTGGGGACTCTTGGCGGAACATCGTCGGCTGTCCGGTCGCCGGCAAGGACACCCACGAGCTGATCGACGCCTGGCCGATCGCTCGGGACCTGCACGATACGTTCAAAGGCAACGAGGAACACACCAATCTCCCCCGAAAGTGGAAGGTCTCCGTGACTGGCTGTACGGAGGGGTGTGGCCAGGGCGACATCAACGACCTCGCGCTCGAACCCGCACGCAAGGAGATCGAGGGCGAGGAGGTTACCGGGTTCAACGTCCGGGTCGGCGGGGGCCTCTCACGGAAGGAACCCCGCCTGGCGCGGGACATCGACGTCTTCGTCCGGCCGGACAAGGCCGACGCCGTTGCTGGCGGACTCTCCGCGCTCTTTCGCGAGCATGGCGACCGCGAGAACCGCTACAACGCCCGCATCAAGTTCCTCGTCGACGAGTGGGGCGTCGAGAAGATCCGCCGGGTCCTCCAGGAGGACTTCGTGGACTTCGATCTCCACACCGCCGGCGAGGACCTGCGCGATGAGTATACCTACAATACCGGCTCCCAGGAGGGCCACAACGACCACGTTGGCGTCCACGAACAGGTCGACGGCAACTACTACGTCGGTCTGAACGTCCTCGTCGGCCGGATGGGTGCCGAGGACACCCTCGAACTGGCCGATCTCGCCGAGGAATACGGCAGCGGCGAAGTGCGGCTGACCCAGCGCCAGAACGTCATCGTCACGGACGTCCCCGAGGAGAACCTCGACGCGCTGCTGGACGAACCCCTCTTGGAAGACTATTCGCCAGACCCGTCGCCGTTCATGCGCGGCTCGATCGCCTGCACCGGGACGGAGTTTTGTTCGCTGTCGATCGTCGAGACGAAGAACCGCCAGGTTCGCTACGCCCGCTGGCTGAAAGAGAACGTCGAGTTGCCCGCCGATCACGAGGAGTTCCACATCCACCTCTCGGGGTGTACGGCCTCGTGTGCCCAACCCCAGATCGCCGACGTCTCCCTGCGCGGCATGAAGACCCGCAAGGACGGCGATCCGGTCGAAGCCCTGGATATCGGGCTGGGCGGCGGCCTGGGCGACGATCCGCGCTTTGCCGACTGGATCGAGATGCGCGTCCCCGCCGACGAAGTGCCGGGTGCTATCGCCAATCTCATCGAGAACTTCGAAGCCGAACGTGCCGATGGTGAGACCTTCCGGGAGTTCGTCGCGGCCCGCGACGAGGACGCACTCGGCGACCTGATCGACCCCGAGGAGACCGATTATCACGATCCCTACATGCACAACACGAAGAAGACGTGGTACCCCTACGCCGAGGACGACAGTATGGACGCCTCGCCAGCGCCGACCGATGGCCAGGGCGAGCCGTTACCGGTCGACGATTGA
- a CDS encoding ferredoxin family protein: MSAHPSTPDVEQPSIEDRLYTVKYEDPGDSHLDVELPGICEEKCVTYDCVSVCPANVWREEDDEGVPTIAYENCLECGSCRWACQHGNVVWEYPENGSGVSYKHG; the protein is encoded by the coding sequence ATGAGCGCACACCCATCAACCCCCGACGTCGAGCAGCCATCGATCGAAGACCGCCTGTACACGGTCAAATACGAGGATCCCGGCGACTCCCACCTGGACGTGGAACTGCCCGGGATCTGCGAGGAGAAGTGTGTCACCTACGACTGCGTCTCCGTCTGTCCCGCCAACGTCTGGCGGGAAGAGGACGACGAGGGCGTCCCGACCATCGCCTACGAGAACTGCCTCGAATGTGGCAGTTGCCGGTGGGCCTGCCAGCACGGCAACGTCGTCTGGGAGTACCCCGAGAATGGGAGCGGCGTCTCCTACAAACACGGGTAG
- a CDS encoding sugar porter family MFS transporter: protein MSTTAVHNILSGDGDRFVYLVSAMAALNGLLFGFDTGIISGAILFINESFSMSPLVEGIVVSGAMAGAATGAALGGRLADRLGRRRLIMLSAGVFFAGSFLMAIAPTVPVLVAGRLIDGLAIGFASVVGPLYISEIAPPRIRGALTSMHQLMVTIGILSSYFVNYAFAGNGAWRWMLGAGMVPAVILGIGVLKMPESPRWLYSHGKPERARAVLNRTRQGDVEQELSEIKETVERESGSNLRQLLEPWLRPALVVGIGLAILQQITGINAVMYYAPTILESTGFGSAASILATVGIGVVNVVMTVVAMVYIDRVGRRALLLVGTAGMTVTLAILGVVFYLPGLSGVLSITATVCLMLYISFFAIGLGPVFWLLISEIYPLAVRGSAEGIATVTNWVANLAVALSFPILTANVGPSATFWLFGVFSAVAFAFTFKLVPETKGRTLEAIENDLRDNISLTD, encoded by the coding sequence ATGTCGACGACAGCCGTGCACAACATATTGAGTGGCGACGGAGATCGATTCGTGTATCTCGTCTCCGCGATGGCAGCCTTGAACGGGCTGTTGTTCGGATTCGATACAGGCATTATTTCCGGGGCGATCTTATTCATCAACGAGAGCTTTTCGATGTCGCCTCTGGTCGAAGGCATCGTCGTCAGCGGTGCGATGGCCGGGGCGGCGACTGGCGCGGCGCTGGGCGGCCGACTCGCCGATCGACTCGGCCGCCGTCGGCTGATCATGCTGTCGGCCGGCGTGTTCTTCGCCGGTTCGTTCCTGATGGCGATCGCACCGACGGTGCCCGTCCTCGTGGCCGGCCGACTGATCGACGGCCTCGCGATCGGTTTCGCCTCGGTCGTTGGCCCGCTGTACATCTCCGAGATCGCGCCGCCACGGATCCGGGGCGCTCTCACCTCGATGCACCAGCTGATGGTCACGATCGGCATCCTCTCGTCGTACTTCGTGAACTACGCCTTCGCCGGCAACGGGGCGTGGCGCTGGATGCTCGGGGCCGGGATGGTCCCCGCGGTCATCCTCGGGATCGGCGTCCTGAAGATGCCCGAAAGCCCGCGGTGGCTCTACAGCCACGGCAAGCCAGAACGTGCCAGGGCTGTCCTCAATCGCACGCGACAGGGCGACGTCGAACAGGAACTCAGTGAGATCAAAGAGACCGTCGAGCGCGAGTCCGGGTCGAACCTCCGGCAGCTGCTTGAACCGTGGCTGCGCCCGGCACTCGTCGTCGGGATCGGCCTCGCAATTCTCCAGCAGATTACCGGTATCAACGCCGTGATGTACTACGCGCCGACGATCCTCGAATCGACCGGCTTCGGGAGTGCGGCCTCGATTCTCGCGACCGTCGGGATCGGCGTCGTCAACGTGGTGATGACCGTCGTCGCGATGGTGTACATCGATCGGGTCGGCCGCCGGGCGCTGTTGCTCGTCGGGACTGCCGGCATGACGGTCACGCTGGCGATCCTCGGGGTCGTCTTCTACCTGCCGGGTCTCTCGGGCGTGCTCAGCATCACCGCGACTGTCTGTCTCATGCTGTATATCTCCTTTTTCGCGATCGGGTTGGGCCCGGTGTTCTGGTTGCTCATCTCGGAGATTTACCCGCTTGCTGTCCGCGGGTCGGCCGAAGGGATCGCGACGGTCACCAACTGGGTCGCCAACCTGGCGGTCGCCCTCTCGTTCCCGATCCTGACTGCCAACGTCGGGCCGTCGGCGACGTTCTGGCTGTTTGGCGTCTTCAGTGCCGTGGCATTCGCGTTCACCTTCAAGCTCGTCCCCGAGACGAAGGGACGGACCCTCGAAGCCATCGAGAACGACCTCCGGGATAATATCTCGCTGACGGACTGA
- a CDS encoding DUF6360 family protein — translation MADRILPVTAYTTFDLLDARVEGHGFDERAPAVLNVRTDRDNPETVDLQLEVDNTAVDAIDAHAETVTLTPAQARELADELRDHAETCLSNDKN, via the coding sequence ATGGCCGATCGAATTCTCCCTGTGACCGCCTACACGACCTTCGACCTCTTGGACGCCCGTGTCGAGGGCCACGGGTTCGACGAGCGTGCGCCGGCCGTCCTGAACGTCCGGACCGACCGCGACAACCCCGAAACCGTCGATCTGCAACTGGAAGTCGACAACACCGCTGTCGATGCGATCGATGCCCACGCCGAGACGGTTACACTCACGCCTGCCCAGGCCCGCGAACTCGCCGACGAACTGCGCGACCACGCCGAGACCTGTCTATCGAACGACAAGAACTGA